Within Palaemon carinicauda isolate YSFRI2023 chromosome 14, ASM3689809v2, whole genome shotgun sequence, the genomic segment tgtcACTGCTAAAGCAATGGTTATCAAATCGTcttggtcgagagacatgttgacgttgttttagcacacggcacactgaggttcgatgtactgtctgaaagctcttcgagctgttctacaagtaggttcgacaaccgggctcggcgagctgttcggccgtgtaaacccgccttaacagCTGACCCTGCAGTCGGCCTTTTCTGTACTCAGTTGGCACCTTTATAACCCTGCAACTGGTCCTCATCTGGCCCTGTAATTATTCCTCCTTTGGCCTTGAAATTAGTCTCATCTGGCCTTGAAATTGGTCTCATCTGGCCCTGTAATTATTCCTCCTTTGGCCTTGAAATTGGTCCTCATCTGGCCCTGCACGTGATCCTCATCCGAGTCTGCAATTGGTCCTCATCTAGCTTTGTAACTGGTCCTCATCTGGCCTTGCAATTAGTCGTCATCTGGCCTTGTAACTAGTCCTCATCTGACCCTGCAATTGGTCCTCATCTGGCCTTGTGATTATTACCTATCTGGCCCTGAACATGTTATTCATCTGAGTCTGCAAATGGTCCTTATATGGCCCTAAAAATGGACCTAATCTGACCTTGCAACTGGTCCTCATTTGGCCCTCCAACTGGTCCTCATTTGGCCCTGCAACTGGTTCTCATTTGGCCCTGCAACTGGTCCTCATTTGGTCCTGCAACTGGTCCTCATCCGATTCTAATATTTTCTCTCCAACTAGTCCTCCTTTGACCCATACATTGGGCCTTACATGAATAACATTGGCCATCATCTATCCTTACTGTTACCTCTTATCTGGTATTACAGTTAGCTTCCTCTGGGTCTACAGAATCGACCCTCTTATGACTAATCAAGCAGGTATAGTTTGCTTCTCAGTTTCAACTGGAATTCTTTTAATGGGCGTTTTCTTGTTTTAGAAAAACTTACTAAATCTCGGCCAGGTGCAACGAAGTCTGTTTTCAAATATCCATTTTACGTCTTGCTTCCATCGAAGCAGATTCTTCAATGCTCAAAATTCGCTAAAATGCTTTAAACATTGACATTCTCTTATGTCATAAGAGCTTCATAAATATCTAACTTATCTATATACCTCTTCAAACATGATTTTCTTAGCTAAGATATATAACTACAAAGAGCTCACAGCTTCAACAAGTTTACATAAATTAGCTCATCACTGATTTCATGATCAGAAAACCCCATGATATCAACATATGTCTAAATGACCAGCTGTATCCATTCCGTTTTTCTTATTGATTTGAACTTAATGTCTTATTTCTTGTCTTATGAGCTGTGGTCTGTACATTTTGACCACAAGTTGCCTTGCATGATTGTGTACGTATAAATTACAACATTTATTCGAGTGTAACTTCTCTTGGGTTGATACTTGTTTCTTCATTCAGACTTGTCCTCAGTCTTTGAATCTAATAAAAGGATTTACCAGTTGTATTAGCTTGATTTTAAGGCCTTCCGAATGTTCTAATCGGCAGGTGTCTGGATGCTCTCGTTGGCAGCAGGTGCTTGGATGGTCTCATTGACAGGTGTCTAAATGCTCTCATTGACAGGTGCCTGAATACTCTCATTAGTAGGTGTGAATGTTTCATTGGAAGGTATCTGAATGATCTCTTTGCCAGGTACCTGAATACTCTCTTTACCAGGTACCTGAATGCTCTTATTGGCAAGTGTCTGAATGTTCTCTTTGGCAGGTGCTTGAATGCTCTCAGTGGCAGGTGCTTGAATGCTCTTATTGGCAGGTGTCTGAATGCTCTTATTGGCAGGTGTCTGAATGCTCTCATTGGTAGGTGTCCGAATGCTCTCATTGGTAGGTGTCTGAATGCTCTCATTGGTAGGTGTACGAATGCTTTCAGTGGCAGGTGTCTGAATGCTCTCAGTGGCAGGTGTCTGAATGCTTTCAGTGGCAGGTGCTTGAAAGCTCTCAGTGGCAGGTGCTTGAAAGCTCTCAGTGGCAGGTGCTTGAAAGCTCTCAGTGGCAGGTGCACGAACGTTCCCATTCCCAGGTGCACGAACGTTCTCATTCCCAGGTGCATGAACGTTTTTATTCCCAGGTGCACGAACGTTCTCGTTCCCAGGTGCACGAATGTTCTTGCTAGTTGTTGTACTATAAACCTGTAAAAGAGGATATCTATATAGAAAGCAAATATCATCACATGGAAGAGTCCAGCACAAAACATCCCTAAATACAATAGTGGGGaagataagtacatatatatggtTATGGTGGcttgggtggtagcgtccttgcctggtgattgccagattggagttcgagtcccgctcaaactcgttagttcctttggtcattgcaactacATCCTTGCGAGTAAGGATGGGGGACTttggagcctatgggtctacttgctttgtcatcagcagccattgccttgcccactttggtcctagcttgggtggaagggagccttgggcactgatcatatgtaatatggttagtctctagggcattgtccttcttgataggacaatgtcactgtcccttaactgccattcatgattggcctttaaacctttaaatcagtggCCAAACCTTCTCtgcaagctaagaccagggagggtcaggcaatggctgctgtgactcagcagatggaccaataggcttctccaaacactcccaatccttagctcacaagatggttGCAAATTGCCAGAAATTATCGAGCTAATATGGAGCTCGACCTCCCAAATCTCAGACTCCAAAAGGGGCGTTTTCAGCAGACTGTTCACTGAGATTTTGTATATCAGTTATCGTGTGACTGTGTATGTTAAGCttcgtgttagagagagagagagagagagagagagagaggggggtattgtGTAACCACCTTGAacatgttttagagagagagagagagagagagagagagagagagagagagattgtgtaactGCATCTTGAGCttcatgttttgagagagagagagagagagagagagagagagagagagggaggggtatTGTGTAACTGCATCTTGAGCttcgtattttgagagagagagagagagagagagagagagagagagaggggtattgtGTAACTGCATCTTGAGCttcgtattttgagagagagagagagagagagagagagagagagagagagattacaggtaTTGTGTAACTGCATCTTGAGCttcatgttttgagagagagagagagagagagagagagagagagagagagattacaggtaTTGTGTAACTGCATCTTGAGCttcatgttttgagagagagagagagagagagagagagagagagagagagagaattcaagatttatatcaatattaaatatttttgatattacaAATTACCATTTTGTACAAGACATCCCTAAAAACCAAATGTTAAAATGAAAATGGTCCTAATTGTAAACTCTTCAAGACAACTAGAAaggataaaaacaacaataacaacaataagaaaatTAAGTCTAAGAATTGGGACCTATACAACCAATTACCTATTAACTGGAATTAATATATTCATCGATGTTTGACTTACCTTTGCACCCGTGGTGGGTTATGTAAACAAAAGAATCTTGATTTGTTCCGAAGACCTCCTCTACTGCAATGGATACCGAAACACGTCCACAGATCTGAAATAGTTTAATAGGAATTATCACCAGAAAATGGGAAATGAGTTTTTCAATTGTTAAATACGCAATTACTTTAGtttatcttaaaaaaaatcaataactatgTCAGTATTAAATTTGATAGGTAGAAAGCAGTTTAGTattaactagagtggcactcagtagagcgcagacctctgccacgccagcttatttctcaaccttttgctcgaccttgaccttgacctttgatatttacaggccccaatagggaaagtagcccagtgaggaaaggagataagtaaatgaataaactatatatgagaagtcttaactagaggggcactcagtagaacgcagacctctgccacgccagcttatttctcaacctttttctcgaccttgacctttgatctttacaggctccaacagggaaagtagcccagtgaggaaaggagataaggaaatgaatcaactatatatgagaagtaacgtaAATGATAAACCTATATAACATCTGCAGACTTACAAAAGGGGTTTTACTTAGTCAGCCAAAGTAGTATTAACTAGAAGggtattcagtagagcgcagacctccgccgaggcaggttatttctcgaccttttgctggaccttgacattaacctttgacctttacatgtattaattggtgtggattttcacacacaaatatgaagcaagtttggaGTATCTCTGACAACGACgttcaaacttaaggctgattacgtgaattggaaatttttcttgaccgtaaccttgacctttgacattgaccttccaaaatttaaccatttccagcttttcatataacagttaatccctgcaattttcattactttgatTAAAATAGGGACAGGAagttgactgtgaccttgactttccaaaattcaataattcccagctttttacataagttaatccctgcaagtttcattactcaacgattgaaattgtggccaagaagctgttcacaaacatacaaacggggtaaaacataacctccttccaactttgttggcggaggtaactgtTCAAGATTcacgaccttccaaaatttaatcatttccagcttttcacataacagttaatccctgcaagtttcattgctctacgattaaaactgtgaagaggtagctgttcacaaacaaacacgcacgcacacacacacacgcacagacacaaacaaagacaaataaacatgcacagacaaacagacaaatacacacgcacagacacaaacaaagacaaatacacacgcacagacacaaacaaagacacaaatacacacgcacagacacaaacaaagacaaatacacacgcacagacacaaacaaagacaaatacacacgcacagacacaaacaaacaaacacacgcacagacacaaacaaacagaaaaacaaacacacaaacaaacagggggtaaaacataactctgTTCAAAATTCATAAACTTACCTCAGCATCAATTTCACATAGAAGTATGACGACTCCGATAATTTGAAATGGGCCGTAACTATATTCAGGTATCAATGCGATCGGTTGGCTGTTGTGTGTACAGCAAGGTGTATAGATTCTATACACCTTGCTGTACAACTTCTTTTTAAAGTCATTTCGATACACAAAGTTGATTCGATGCAACCCAAATATGATAAAtttagatttttagattttttttgctcataaaaattgtCGCATTTAAGCTAcgttatatttatttatgataagaTGAgacttttattctttaaaataaaatgaagtttgCAATAAGCTATACTTGGtaatttatatattgaaataaaatttctagacttgaaattgaatatattaatgataacaaaagaTGGAGGGAATAAATTTTCCAGTTTTTGTTAAAAGAAATTTCGAGTTTTTGTCAAGACATTTTTTCGAGTTTTTGTTAATATACATTTTTCGAATTTTTGATAAGAGACATTATCGAGATTTTGTTAAAAGGCATTTTAAAATTTTGAGACATTTTTCGAGATGTTAAAAGAAAATTTTCGAGtttgttagaattatttttttcgaGTTTTTGTTATGCATTTCAAGTTTTTGCTAAAAGACTTATTTCGAGTTTTTGCCAAGACATTATTCGAGTCAAATTTTACGAGTTATTCTGAGAAGACATTTTCGAGATTGTTGACATTTTCGAGATTTTGTTAATAGACATTTTTCGAGTTGTTAAAAGACATTTCGAGTTATTATTAAAAGACATTTTTCCAGATTTTCTTAAGAGACATTTCGAGTTATTATTAAAAGACATTTTTCGAGTTATTATTAAAAGACATTTTTCGAGTTATTATGAAAAGACATTTTTCGAGTTATTAAAAGACATTTTTCGAGTTATTAAAAGACATTTTTCGAGTTATTAAAAGACATTTTTCGAGTTTTTGTTAAAAGACATTTCGAGTTATTAAAAGACATTTTTTCGAGTTTTTGTTAAAAGACATTTCGAGTTAAAAGAAATTTTTCGAGTTATTGTTAAAAGACATTTGGAGTTATTATTAAAAGACATTTTTCGAGATTTGTTATAAGACATTTTCGAGATTTGTTATAAGACATTTTAGGAGTGTTTTCCAAAAGACTTTACTAACGGTTAAGTTTTTTATCTGAATTTAACCTTTTGAACGAGACAAAAAGAGGCGGTATTACTTTTTAAGACCAGGTAACATCAACAGTCGAACTATCGAGTTCTGTAACAACTTAGAAGACTTGACAGATTCTTTGAATAACTTAAAACTTATAATTTACTAGTTCACGTAACTTGGATTGTATTAAACCAACTTGATCTTAAGATGTATTGAAATGAACTTGAAAGGTTAACCATCGTTTAGGTCTGGAAGCCATACC encodes:
- the LOC137653049 gene encoding RNA-binding protein 12B-like, coding for MRETLWIIGGGGGTAGHWRKGLLWVIGGRDCCGSLEEGSTVYSTTTSKNIRAPGNENVRAPGNKNVHAPGNENVRAPGNGNVRAPATESFQAPATESFQAPATESFQAPATESIQTPATESIQTPATESIRTPTNESIQTPTNESIRTPTNESIQTPANKSIQTPANKSIQAPATESIQAPAKENIQTLANKSIQVPGKESIQVPGKEIIQIPSNETFTPTNESIQAPVNESI